The proteins below are encoded in one region of Ferruginibacter lapsinanis:
- a CDS encoding penicillin-binding protein, with amino-acid sequence MEIKKDILWRVYLCFLGIAVLGLVVLGKAFYIQRVQGAFWKSMGDSLHLKYMPLEGQRGTIYSEDGNMLSTSVPIFDVYVDFGADGLREKDGKRFRDNVDSLSICLANLFNDKTVEEYKRELQLGYNNKDRYYTLKKKISFVEYAQLREFPLVRQGRNKSGFIIDTRDKRINPYVLLANRTIGLSRDNAKQNVGLEQSYDSLLRGNTGQRLMRYIAGAYMPVEGAEVDAENGKDIITTLDTYMQDVAENALMKMMVGNNSLHGTAIVMETATGKIKAIANLGKQADGTYIEDLNYGVGKATEPGSIFKLATLISLMEDKYVDMNSIVDCEGGTKYFYGLRIKDSHLGTGAITVKEAFLRSSNVAFAKLADQFYHSQPSKFIEHLHKLRLDTLTGIDITASSGKPTIKKPTNRSWANTTIPYMAHGYEELVTPLHMLTLYNAVANNGVMMKPYLVNAVREYGVNVKTFQPQSFGKICSDETLIQLKECLGAVVDSAHGTAHRVMFDSAYSIAGKTGTAVTALDNRGYNKGNKIYQASFIGYFPANQPKYTMAVVIQNSNESRLIYGADVSGTVFKEISDRIYGRYLSNKKYTSTNKVDSSLYKYYGLKNELNSIFSTLSLPFTDSMVGGYWREMSLKNNSIVLTNTTNTIGNNIMPNVVGMGLKDAVYLIENMGLIVTATGRGKVINQSLAAGTPFTKGQKVLLVLN; translated from the coding sequence ATGGAAATTAAAAAAGACATATTGTGGAGAGTGTACCTCTGTTTTTTGGGGATAGCGGTTTTAGGGTTGGTGGTGCTAGGCAAAGCGTTCTACATACAACGGGTTCAGGGGGCATTTTGGAAGAGTATGGGAGATAGCCTGCATTTAAAATATATGCCATTGGAAGGCCAGCGGGGCACAATATATAGTGAAGATGGAAATATGTTAAGTACGTCAGTACCCATTTTTGATGTGTATGTAGATTTTGGAGCAGATGGACTGAGAGAAAAAGATGGCAAACGATTCAGAGATAATGTTGATTCTTTAAGTATTTGCCTGGCAAATTTATTTAATGATAAAACAGTTGAAGAATATAAAAGAGAATTACAATTAGGGTACAATAATAAAGACCGCTACTATACATTGAAAAAGAAAATTTCTTTTGTTGAATATGCTCAATTACGTGAGTTTCCTTTGGTAAGACAAGGGAGAAATAAAAGCGGCTTCATCATCGATACCAGAGACAAAAGAATTAATCCCTATGTACTGCTGGCTAACAGAACAATTGGTTTGTCCAGGGATAATGCAAAACAAAATGTAGGGTTAGAGCAAAGTTATGACAGCTTGCTGAGAGGTAATACGGGTCAGCGTTTGATGAGATATATCGCAGGAGCTTATATGCCGGTTGAAGGCGCAGAAGTTGATGCAGAAAATGGAAAAGATATTATTACCACATTGGATACATATATGCAGGACGTTGCAGAAAATGCTTTAATGAAAATGATGGTAGGTAATAATTCATTGCATGGTACTGCAATTGTAATGGAAACTGCTACCGGTAAAATAAAAGCAATTGCCAATTTAGGTAAACAAGCCGACGGGACTTATATCGAAGATCTAAACTATGGAGTAGGGAAAGCAACTGAGCCAGGGTCAATTTTTAAATTGGCTACGCTTATTTCTTTGATGGAGGATAAATACGTAGACATGAATTCGATTGTTGATTGTGAAGGAGGAACCAAATATTTTTATGGGTTGAGAATTAAAGACTCTCATTTAGGAACCGGAGCGATCACAGTAAAAGAAGCGTTTTTGAGAAGTAGTAATGTGGCCTTTGCGAAATTGGCGGATCAGTTTTATCATAGTCAGCCTTCCAAGTTTATTGAACATCTGCATAAATTGAGATTAGATACTTTAACAGGTATTGATATTACAGCATCTTCCGGTAAGCCTACCATTAAAAAGCCAACCAACCGTAGCTGGGCAAATACTACTATTCCTTACATGGCACATGGTTACGAAGAGCTGGTAACTCCGTTGCACATGCTTACTCTATATAATGCAGTTGCTAATAACGGTGTAATGATGAAACCGTATTTAGTAAATGCAGTGAGAGAATATGGTGTGAATGTAAAAACATTTCAACCCCAATCATTTGGAAAAATTTGTAGTGATGAAACATTAATACAATTGAAAGAATGTTTAGGGGCTGTAGTAGATAGCGCTCATGGTACTGCACATAGAGTAATGTTTGACAGTGCTTATTCAATAGCAGGTAAAACAGGAACAGCAGTTACAGCCCTTGACAACAGAGGTTACAATAAAGGAAATAAAATTTATCAGGCTTCTTTTATTGGATACTTTCCGGCAAATCAACCGAAGTATACAATGGCTGTTGTGATTCAAAATAGTAATGAATCAAGATTGATATATGGTGCTGATGTTTCAGGTACGGTGTTTAAAGAAATAAGTGACAGGATTTATGGAAGGTATTTAAGCAACAAAAAATATACAAGTACAAATAAAGTGGATAGCTCATTGTATAAGTATTACGGATTGAAAAATGAATTGAATTCGATCTTCAGTACACTTAGTCTTCCTTTTACAGATTCGATGGTTGGTGGATATTGGAGAGAAATGAGTTTAAAGAACAATTCGATTGTATTGACGAATACTACCAATACAATTGGGAATAATATTATGCCAAATGTTGTTGGGATGGGTTTAAAAGATGCAGTTTATCTGATAGAGAATATGGGGTTGATAGTAACAGCAACGGGCAGAGGAAAAGTGATCAATCAGTCGTTAGCAGCAGGAACACCATTTACGAAAGGACAGAAAGTGTTATTGGTATTAAATTAA
- a CDS encoding FtsL-like putative cell division protein — MSEETKISEQAAGQKFDWRALLNPKWVVRNIPFFLFLALLAVAYIFNGHYADKLARKISATEKHINELEFEYKTIKSEVIFRSKASELAKAVEPLGLKELTRPPVILGDTSNSKN, encoded by the coding sequence ATGTCAGAAGAAACTAAAATATCAGAACAGGCTGCCGGTCAGAAATTTGATTGGAGAGCGTTGCTGAATCCTAAATGGGTGGTAAGGAATATTCCTTTCTTTTTATTTCTGGCATTATTAGCGGTGGCATATATATTCAACGGGCATTATGCTGATAAGCTGGCGAGGAAAATTAGCGCTACAGAAAAGCATATCAATGAATTGGAATTTGAGTATAAAACGATAAAAAGTGAAGTGATATTCAGAAGTAAAGCAAGCGAATTGGCGAAAGCAGTAGAACCATTGGGGTTAAAAGAATTAACAAGGCCTCCTGTAATATTAGGAGATACAAGTAATAGTAAAAATTAA
- the rsmH gene encoding 16S rRNA (cytosine(1402)-N(4))-methyltransferase RsmH, which produces MKTDYHIPVLLKESIEALNIKADGVYVDCTFGGGGHSRAILQQLNENGRLIAFDQDEAAKQNLPDDDRVIFVPQNFRHLQRFLRLHKITEVDGILADLGVSSHQFDEADRGFSIRFDAAMDMRMDQRQTITAADILKTFTEHQLHKMFEQYGEVTNAKTLAKTIVEQRAISRINTINEFKQAVQSAVKGNPQKYFAQVFQALRIQVNDEFGVLRELLQQTPAVLKSGGRLAVITFHSLEDRIVKNFFKYGTFSEPEADDVYGNKPETPFLIITKKPIIAAQDELKKNSRSRSAKLRVAQKK; this is translated from the coding sequence TTGAAAACAGATTATCACATACCGGTTTTACTAAAGGAGTCGATAGAAGCCTTAAACATCAAAGCAGATGGGGTGTATGTCGATTGCACATTTGGCGGCGGCGGTCATAGCAGAGCAATACTGCAACAGCTGAACGAAAATGGCAGATTGATAGCATTCGATCAGGATGAGGCGGCTAAACAAAATTTACCCGACGATGATCGTGTGATTTTTGTTCCGCAGAACTTCAGGCACTTGCAGCGCTTTTTGCGATTGCATAAAATAACTGAAGTAGATGGCATCTTAGCCGATCTGGGCGTAAGTAGTCATCAGTTTGATGAAGCCGATAGAGGCTTTTCTATTCGTTTTGATGCCGCAATGGACATGAGAATGGATCAGCGACAAACAATTACTGCCGCTGATATTCTGAAAACATTTACTGAACATCAGTTACACAAAATGTTTGAACAGTATGGCGAGGTTACCAATGCTAAAACACTGGCGAAAACAATTGTGGAGCAAAGAGCTATCAGTCGTATCAACACCATCAATGAATTTAAGCAAGCTGTTCAATCAGCCGTGAAAGGTAATCCTCAAAAATACTTTGCCCAGGTATTTCAGGCGTTGCGTATACAAGTGAACGATGAATTTGGTGTGTTAAGAGAATTGTTGCAACAGACTCCGGCGGTTTTAAAATCAGGCGGACGATTAGCAGTTATTACATTCCATTCTTTAGAAGACAGGATTGTAAAAAACTTTTTTAAGTACGGTACATTCTCAGAACCGGAAGCGGATGATGTGTATGGCAATAAACCTGAAACTCCTTTTCTCATTATTACAAAAAAACCAATAATTGCTGCTCAAGATGAATTGAAAAAGAATTCAAGGAGCAGAAGTGCTAAACTAAGGGTAGCACAAAAAAAATAA
- the mraZ gene encoding division/cell wall cluster transcriptional repressor MraZ, translating into MIGFLGEYEVTMDAKGRFLLPAGFKKQLPEDGANLFVINRGIEQCLSLYPIKSWEPIFENISKLNDFDPKVRDFRRYFLNGATQLELDSAGRLLIPKTLMEYAGLEKDVVLASAVDKIEIWDKSKYKQFFETFSRDSFSSLANEVMNKPTIN; encoded by the coding sequence ATGATTGGTTTTCTTGGCGAATATGAGGTGACGATGGATGCCAAAGGAAGGTTCCTTTTACCGGCTGGCTTTAAAAAGCAGTTGCCGGAAGATGGGGCGAACCTTTTTGTCATTAACAGGGGTATAGAGCAATGTCTTAGCCTGTATCCGATAAAAAGCTGGGAACCAATTTTTGAAAACATTAGCAAGTTGAATGATTTTGACCCCAAAGTTAGAGATTTCCGACGCTATTTTTTAAACGGAGCTACGCAATTGGAATTAGATTCTGCCGGAAGATTATTGATACCCAAAACATTGATGGAGTACGCAGGATTAGAAAAAGATGTGGTATTGGCTTCGGCGGTTGATAAAATTGAGATCTGGGATAAAAGTAAGTATAAACAGTTCTTTGAAACCTTTTCACGAGACAGCTTTAGTAGTCTGGCAAATGAGGTAATGAACAAACCAACTATTAATTAA
- a CDS encoding sensor histidine kinase, whose protein sequence is MRKIFPIITVLILFSLLGIIFFQILWIKGALESEEKKFSEHVSLATTLAAENLMQEKGNLIPMDKKTDPFFSKDKLHLEFFKPTVSQRYSAEEIKSIIRKSFDKHNLHKVLFEFAISSNSIIGDEVQSENFFKANADSANSMQYVYPLESPSGSLSEGISPQELLIIVVPHVKSFIWRSMTWLIIGSILFTVIIITAFFLTVRALLKQKKLSEIKSDFINNMTHEFKTPLATISLAVDALKNEKVINDRDRTNYFTGIIKEENKRMNKQVETILQAALLDKKEVQLNLKKIHAHDLIKSALNNIALQIGEKNGKLDMHLDATNDLIKADEVHFSNLVSNLLDNAIKYSKENLEIKISTQTAGHQFKIKIEDNGIGMNKETLHRIFEKFYRAHTGNIHNVKGFGLGLSYVKTIIDAHQGTIKAESVLGKGSTFTVSFPLTK, encoded by the coding sequence ATGAGAAAAATTTTTCCAATCATAACTGTGCTCATTCTTTTTTCTTTACTGGGCATTATTTTTTTTCAGATACTTTGGATCAAAGGCGCTTTGGAATCAGAAGAAAAGAAATTCAGCGAACATGTTAGTTTGGCTACCACACTTGCAGCAGAAAACCTGATGCAGGAAAAAGGGAATTTGATTCCGATGGATAAGAAGACCGATCCTTTCTTTTCTAAGGATAAACTACATTTAGAATTTTTCAAGCCTACTGTTTCACAGCGCTATTCGGCGGAAGAAATAAAATCAATTATTAGAAAGTCCTTTGATAAACATAATCTCCATAAAGTATTATTTGAATTTGCGATCAGTTCAAATTCTATCATCGGGGATGAAGTGCAATCGGAAAATTTTTTCAAAGCCAATGCAGATTCTGCAAACAGTATGCAATATGTGTATCCTTTAGAATCTCCAAGTGGAAGCCTGTCTGAAGGGATCTCTCCACAAGAGCTCCTGATAATTGTTGTGCCTCACGTAAAAAGTTTTATATGGAGGTCAATGACCTGGTTGATAATCGGGTCCATTCTTTTTACTGTAATTATTATTACTGCTTTTTTTCTTACGGTAAGAGCATTATTAAAACAGAAAAAATTAAGCGAAATAAAATCTGATTTCATTAACAATATGACGCATGAGTTTAAGACACCGCTAGCTACTATTTCATTAGCTGTTGATGCGTTGAAGAATGAAAAAGTGATCAATGACAGAGATCGGACCAATTATTTTACCGGGATCATTAAAGAAGAAAATAAGCGAATGAATAAGCAGGTGGAAACCATACTGCAAGCCGCTTTGTTAGATAAAAAAGAAGTGCAGCTTAATTTAAAAAAGATACATGCGCATGATCTTATTAAAAGTGCATTGAATAATATTGCATTACAAATAGGGGAGAAAAACGGAAAACTGGATATGCATTTAGATGCAACGAACGATCTGATAAAAGCGGATGAAGTGCATTTTTCGAATTTGGTAAGTAATCTTTTAGATAATGCTATTAAATACTCAAAAGAAAATCTTGAAATAAAGATCAGCACGCAAACAGCCGGTCATCAGTTTAAAATAAAAATTGAAGACAATGGTATTGGAATGAACAAAGAAACGTTGCATCGTATTTTTGAAAAATTCTATCGAGCTCATACCGGTAATATCCATAATGTAAAAGGCTTTGGGCTTGGCCTGAGTTATGTAAAAACAATCATCGATGCCCATCAGGGAACGATAAAAGCAGAGAGCGTACTTGGTAAAGGAAGTACGTTTACCGTAAGTTTTCCATTAACAAAATAA
- a CDS encoding YqgE/AlgH family protein: protein MIEPAAGILLIADPFLKDPNFMRTVVFMCEHNAEGSFGFVLNKQFDYTLDELITSFEGYPVPVYYGGPVDMDTIHFLHQYPDKIPDSQEVMKGVYWGGNFETLTELVKNNEIDFSKIRFFIGYSGWGKGQLNNELSEKTWLTVSAKRNIVFHENPQEVWKDSLKHLGGDYEMMVNFPIDPQLN, encoded by the coding sequence ATGATTGAGCCGGCAGCTGGCATATTATTAATAGCAGACCCATTCCTGAAAGATCCCAATTTCATGCGTACTGTTGTGTTTATGTGTGAACATAATGCAGAAGGTAGTTTTGGCTTTGTATTAAATAAACAGTTTGATTACACTTTAGACGAATTGATCACTTCATTTGAAGGATACCCGGTACCTGTTTATTATGGTGGTCCGGTAGATATGGATACGATTCACTTTTTACATCAATACCCTGATAAGATACCTGATAGCCAGGAAGTAATGAAAGGTGTGTATTGGGGCGGAAATTTCGAAACACTTACCGAATTGGTAAAAAACAATGAAATAGATTTTAGTAAAATACGTTTTTTTATTGGATATAGTGGCTGGGGTAAAGGGCAGCTTAACAATGAGTTAAGTGAAAAAACATGGCTAACGGTTTCGGCTAAACGAAATATTGTTTTTCACGAAAACCCACAAGAAGTTTGGAAGGACAGTTTAAAACATTTGGGCGGAGATTACGAAATGATGGTAAATTTCCCCATAGATCCTCAGTTGAATTGA
- a CDS encoding 1-acyl-sn-glycerol-3-phosphate acyltransferase — protein MLFALLKIPARIAIRLYCRNIQINHKELLSIEGPVMIAANHPNSFLDAIIINTIFKRPVYSLARGDAFANKFYTKVLRSLKMLPVYRISEGAENLEHNYKTFDACKDIFKKNGIVLIFSEGRCVNEWHLRPLKKGTARLAFSSWENNIPLKILPLGINYNSFHRFGKNVKLNFGKIIKQKDYGEITSSFGKNIAAFNADLEKQLQQLVIELDKKDKVLIDHTFSVPVSATKKIWLSIPAVLGYILHWPLYIPVEKIAAKTTKHNGHYDSVVVSLLFVLYPVYLLLISFIIYQFTCGYWWLTTFLLLPFFAWSYVQLKK, from the coding sequence TTGCTGTTTGCTTTATTAAAAATACCTGCCAGAATTGCTATACGATTGTATTGTCGAAATATACAGATCAATCATAAAGAGTTACTTTCAATTGAGGGGCCGGTAATGATAGCAGCCAATCATCCCAATTCTTTTTTAGACGCAATCATTATAAATACTATTTTTAAACGCCCCGTTTATTCTCTTGCAAGAGGAGACGCTTTCGCCAATAAATTTTATACAAAAGTGCTGCGTTCATTAAAAATGTTACCTGTTTATCGCATCAGTGAAGGAGCAGAAAATCTGGAGCATAATTACAAAACCTTTGATGCATGTAAAGATATCTTTAAAAAAAACGGCATTGTATTGATCTTTAGTGAAGGACGATGTGTAAATGAGTGGCATTTACGGCCACTCAAGAAAGGCACAGCCAGACTGGCTTTTAGTAGCTGGGAAAATAATATTCCACTAAAAATATTACCGCTGGGCATTAATTACAATTCCTTTCATAGATTCGGAAAAAATGTTAAACTGAATTTTGGGAAAATAATTAAACAAAAAGACTATGGTGAAATAACCTCTTCTTTCGGAAAGAATATTGCTGCGTTTAATGCTGACCTTGAAAAACAATTGCAACAACTAGTAATAGAACTTGATAAAAAGGATAAAGTACTAATTGACCATACATTTTCAGTACCGGTATCTGCAACAAAAAAAATATGGCTATCAATTCCAGCTGTGCTTGGTTATATATTGCATTGGCCATTATATATTCCCGTAGAAAAGATCGCTGCTAAAACAACTAAACACAATGGTCATTACGACTCTGTTGTAGTAAGTCTGTTGTTTGTATTATATCCGGTATATTTATTACTGATAAGTTTTATCATTTATCAATTTACCTGTGGATATTGGTGGCTAACAACTTTCCTGCTACTACCGTTTTTTGCATGGAGCTATGTACAGTTAAAAAAGTAA
- a CDS encoding ABC transporter ATP-binding protein — MKLLLQYLKPYKWLVVLTLLLAAINIIFSLIDPILFGRIIQLAEVYVKNENTTTAYTWDFYFWAVMKILLLSMGTAMVSRIAKNFQDYFANVIIQKFGATIFTNGLRHAIRLPYQEFEDQRSGETLSILTKVRIDTEKFINYFLNALFAIFVGIGFVFVYAAIYIHWSVPLAYIIGVTLLTWVTNVFSKKIKIIQKEIVSKTTSLAGSTTESLRNIELVKSLGLADQEVKRLNGNTYKILGLELTKVKRIRSISFLQGTIVNTLRQFILFLLMWLIFKDVMKPHELVTMQIFSFFIFGPLQEIGNILLSYREAEASLNNYHNLMNKAPEAEAKDPKHLGNIETLSFNNVGFKHQTASQKAINNISFDVKTGETIAFVGPSGSGKSTLMKLLVGLYRPQEGVILYNGIDENSMSFDDLRNQIGFVTQDTQLFSGTIKENLLFVNPSATDADLHDALQKASCTGLLERAEKGLDTLIGEGGFKLSGGEKQRLSIARALIRKPHLLIFDEATSALDSLTEEDITNTIKEISSLKEQITILIAHRLSTIMHADRIYVLERGDVVETGNHESLVAEKGLYYAMWRQQIGERKKVQLQQV, encoded by the coding sequence ATGAAACTTTTACTACAATACTTAAAACCATATAAATGGTTGGTAGTGCTTACGTTACTGTTGGCTGCTATTAATATTATCTTTTCATTGATCGATCCAATCCTTTTTGGAAGGATCATTCAATTGGCCGAGGTTTATGTGAAAAATGAAAATACAACTACTGCATACACCTGGGATTTCTATTTCTGGGCTGTAATGAAAATATTATTGTTATCTATGGGAACTGCTATGGTAAGTAGGATAGCGAAAAATTTTCAGGATTATTTTGCAAATGTGATCATTCAAAAATTCGGAGCTACAATTTTCACTAATGGGCTAAGGCATGCTATCAGGCTTCCTTATCAGGAGTTTGAAGATCAGCGCAGTGGTGAAACACTGAGCATTCTCACAAAAGTTCGTATCGACACAGAAAAATTCATTAACTATTTTTTAAATGCACTCTTTGCTATTTTCGTAGGGATTGGTTTCGTATTTGTGTATGCTGCTATTTATATTCACTGGAGTGTGCCATTGGCCTATATTATAGGAGTTACGTTGTTAACCTGGGTTACCAATGTATTCAGCAAAAAAATTAAAATCATTCAAAAAGAAATTGTCAGTAAAACAACTTCTTTGGCTGGTAGTACAACCGAAAGCTTGCGTAATATTGAATTGGTGAAAAGCCTTGGTCTGGCTGATCAGGAAGTAAAAAGATTAAACGGAAATACCTATAAAATATTAGGGTTAGAATTGACCAAGGTAAAGCGTATTCGTAGTATTAGTTTTTTACAGGGTACTATTGTGAATACGTTGAGACAATTTATTTTATTCCTGCTGATGTGGTTGATATTTAAAGACGTAATGAAGCCACATGAACTGGTTACAATGCAAATATTTTCCTTTTTTATTTTCGGACCGCTGCAGGAGATCGGCAATATATTATTGAGTTACAGAGAAGCGGAGGCGTCTTTAAATAATTATCACAATCTGATGAATAAGGCTCCTGAAGCAGAAGCGAAGGACCCGAAGCATTTGGGAAATATCGAAACATTGTCATTTAATAATGTCGGATTTAAACACCAGACTGCCAGTCAGAAGGCAATTAATAATATTAGTTTTGATGTTAAGACAGGCGAAACAATTGCTTTTGTTGGACCGAGTGGTAGTGGAAAATCTACTTTAATGAAATTGTTGGTAGGTTTATATCGTCCGCAGGAAGGAGTGATTCTATATAATGGGATTGATGAAAACTCTATGAGTTTTGATGACTTGAGAAATCAGATTGGTTTTGTAACACAGGATACGCAACTTTTTAGCGGAACAATCAAAGAGAATTTACTTTTTGTAAATCCTTCTGCTACAGATGCGGATCTGCACGATGCTTTACAGAAAGCTTCCTGCACGGGCTTATTAGAAAGAGCAGAAAAGGGGTTAGACACATTGATCGGAGAGGGAGGGTTTAAATTATCCGGAGGAGAAAAACAGCGGCTGTCAATTGCAAGAGCCTTGATACGAAAACCACATTTACTGATCTTTGATGAAGCAACTTCTGCGTTGGATTCTTTAACTGAAGAAGATATAACAAATACGATCAAAGAAATATCATCACTGAAAGAACAGATAACTATTTTGATTGCTCACAGACTAAGTACGATCATGCATGCTGATAGAATTTATGTATTGGAAAGAGGCGATGTAGTTGAAACAGGTAATCACGAAAGCCTGGTAGCTGAAAAAGGATTGTACTATGCTATGTGGCGTCAGCAAATTGGTGAAAGGAAAAAAGTACAACTGCAACAGGTATAA
- a CDS encoding magnesium chelatase subunit ChlI family protein: MSSSQQFEKSEKIRQRVIVAREIQGERYKQTVGVYANAQMSSKMLKEICVINTASQNLLKAAMEKLNLSARAYDRILKVSRTIADLAGSEDIKAEHLAEAIQYRSLDREGWAG, translated from the coding sequence TTGTCTTCTTCTCAGCAATTTGAAAAAAGTGAAAAGATCAGACAACGAGTAATTGTTGCAAGAGAGATACAAGGAGAACGATATAAACAAACTGTGGGTGTATATGCTAATGCTCAAATGAGTAGTAAGATGCTAAAAGAAATTTGCGTTATCAATACTGCCAGTCAAAATCTGTTGAAAGCAGCAATGGAAAAATTAAATCTGAGTGCCAGGGCATACGATAGAATTTTAAAAGTAAGCAGAACAATTGCCGACCTTGCTGGTAGTGAGGATATTAAAGCAGAGCATTTGGCCGAGGCTATACAATACAGGAGTTTGGACAGAGAAGGATGGGCTGGGTAG
- a CDS encoding recombinase family protein, protein MTLGVYCRISKLKDEGKDRSISNQKKLGIEKAKRLKIEYDLYVDEGYSGASENIEDRPELNRLLTDIVNGKVTAVFAYDQSRFERNPQMRYAIGKIFKDCEVEYYTHVDGKVDLNDPQAELFGDMLSVFNKYHVTLTKLKVKSVLKQRAEEGKAHGIMAYGYKRDVKGKISIDADEAKIVKRIYSLSLKGIGTRSIAALLNSEEVPTRYNIIGKGKLSTKNKYTKEITTKAKKDILWSGNTIRNIITNKCYAGERTYSNEVYQIPAIIKIDYWQKVNDNLSKNANNSGKKVVHRYLLKGLIRCGVCQRNMYGRTRIDKHDNYYMCSSKRMENENCENRSINIDKIENFIWGNLFTKKDFFKRLESEFKFNKSKLQELESDIISDKKLVEGLNSERQKAIDLRLKDLISDDDLRNIKKRLEGIIKDTNLKLADAEHRYQSMLEGEGLVKKLKHAFEDYTQVTNFKQKQNIINEYIKNIIVTFVDDRYYNIEIQYKGELGIETWKTPDRNANNFYTLKLKPDGTSHAIVSAPRPIKNPKDNSNWENFMKTSGDFKLVSNNRHKPNVYKPKLKKK, encoded by the coding sequence ATGACGTTAGGAGTATATTGTAGGATTTCAAAACTTAAAGATGAGGGTAAGGATAGAAGCATAAGTAATCAAAAAAAACTTGGCATTGAAAAGGCCAAAAGATTAAAAATTGAATACGACTTATACGTTGATGAAGGGTATAGCGGTGCTAGTGAAAACATAGAAGATAGGCCTGAATTAAACCGATTGCTCACTGACATCGTTAATGGAAAAGTTACAGCAGTTTTTGCCTATGACCAATCACGCTTTGAAAGGAACCCTCAAATGCGATATGCAATTGGTAAAATCTTTAAGGATTGCGAAGTAGAATATTATACTCATGTAGATGGTAAAGTAGACTTAAATGACCCACAAGCTGAGTTGTTTGGTGATATGCTTTCTGTCTTCAACAAATACCATGTAACATTAACTAAGTTGAAGGTTAAGTCAGTTCTGAAGCAACGGGCTGAAGAAGGGAAGGCTCATGGAATCATGGCTTATGGTTATAAGCGAGATGTAAAAGGTAAAATATCTATAGATGCTGATGAAGCAAAGATTGTTAAACGCATTTATTCTTTGTCTTTAAAAGGAATTGGAACCAGAAGTATAGCAGCATTATTAAATAGCGAGGAAGTCCCAACTAGATATAATATAATTGGTAAGGGTAAGTTAAGTACTAAAAATAAATACACTAAAGAAATTACCACTAAAGCAAAGAAAGATATATTATGGTCTGGTAATACTATACGTAATATAATAACTAATAAGTGTTACGCGGGTGAGAGAACTTACTCTAATGAAGTTTACCAAATTCCAGCAATCATAAAGATAGATTACTGGCAAAAGGTAAATGATAACCTTTCTAAAAATGCGAACAACAGTGGTAAAAAAGTAGTTCATCGGTATCTCTTAAAAGGGTTAATCCGCTGTGGGGTATGTCAACGAAATATGTATGGCAGAACTCGTATTGATAAGCATGATAACTATTACATGTGCAGTAGTAAGAGAATGGAAAATGAGAATTGTGAAAACCGAAGTATTAATATAGATAAAATTGAAAATTTTATTTGGGGTAATTTGTTTACTAAAAAGGATTTTTTTAAACGCTTAGAATCGGAGTTCAAATTTAACAAGTCAAAGCTCCAGGAACTTGAGAGCGACATAATATCTGATAAGAAGTTGGTTGAAGGCTTAAACTCTGAAAGACAGAAAGCTATTGATTTGAGATTGAAAGATTTGATTAGTGATGATGATTTGAGAAACATCAAGAAACGATTAGAAGGAATAATAAAAGATACCAACTTGAAATTGGCTGATGCTGAGCATCGCTATCAAAGTATGTTGGAAGGTGAGGGGCTGGTAAAAAAACTAAAACATGCTTTTGAAGATTATACTCAAGTCACCAACTTCAAGCAAAAGCAAAACATAATCAATGAATATATTAAAAATATCATTGTAACCTTTGTGGATGACCGCTATTACAATATAGAAATTCAATATAAAGGTGAATTAGGTATCGAGACTTGGAAGACACCTGACCGTAATGCTAATAATTTTTACACACTTAAATTGAAGCCAGATGGCACTTCACATGCTATTGTTAGTGCACCACGTCCAATTAAGAATCCGAAAGATAATAGTAATTGGGAAAACTTTATGAAAACCAGTGGTGATTTTAAATTAGTTAGTAATAATAGGCATAAGCCTAATGTATATAAGCCTAAATTGAAGAAAAAATAG